In Arthrobacter sp. CJ23, the genomic window CCGATGTTGGCGAGGTAGCCGCCGTCGGGCTGGCTCCCCTTGGGGACGAGCGATTCGAGCATCAGCGCCGCGTCCCCGGCCGTGCGCGCCAGGGGTCCGGCAACCACCAGCCCGGCGGCGTCGCCCCAGCTTTCGCCCGCAGGAACCAGCCCGCGCCCCGGCTTGAGGCCCACCAGACCGCAGGCGCCCGCCGGAATCCTGATGGAGCCGCCGCCGTCGGTCCCCGGCGCGAACGGCACCAGGCCCGCGGCCACCGCGGCAGCGCTGCCTCCCGAGGAGCCGCCCGAACTGCGGCCCAGCGCATGGGGATTGCGCGACGGCGGCGCGATCCGGTTTTCGCTGTAGGCCGTGAGTCCGAATTCCGGAACCTGCGTCTTGCCCAGTGAGATGGCGCCGTCGCCTTTGAGCACGGCCGCCAGGGCGCCGTCCTCCGGGGCCGGCTTGTGGTCCAGGGCGGCGCTGCCGTGCGTGGTGGCCACGCCGGCCACGTCGGTGAGGTCCTTGAAGGCGAGGGGGACGCCGTGGAGCCTTGGCAAGTCCGCGGTTCGGCGCTCGCGGAGCAGCCGGGCGTGAAGGGCATCGGCGGCAGCGGCGTCGGCCATGGCCTGTTCCGCGGTCACGGTGATGAAGGCGCCCAGGCTGGTGTTGGCGGCCTCGATGCGAGCCAGGAAATGCCCGGCGGCTTCGCGTGCGGAAATGCTCCCGGCGGCCAGCGCGTCACGGAGTCCCACGGCGCCCAGTTGGTGGATGTCAGCCAAGGAGCCGCGGCTCCAGCCGTTCCTCGAAGGCCACGGCGTCCACGCCTTCGCCGGCGCCGGCGGTGACGCGGTACGCCGCCTTGTCCCTAACCTCGGCGACTACCTCAGCCAGATCCGTGCCCCGGTACACCAGCCCCACGCCGTCGTCGGTGCAGTGCGTTTCGCCCAGCACGCCCTGGGACACCAGCTGGTGGACCAGCGGGCGGCGGCCCGGTTCCGAATCGTAGTGCACGCCGTTGGCGTACGGCAGGAAGCCCAGGCCGTTGGTGATGGGCCGCAGTTCCGGGCCATAGGAATCGGTGGTGCCGCCCTGGAACCAGCAGATGGACCCCGCGGACACGCCGGCCAGCACCACGCCGTGTTCCCAGACGCGGCGCAGCACGCCGTCCAGGCCGTGGGCCCGCCACACCGCGAGCATGTTGACCACGGAGCCGCCGTTCACCCAGACCACGTCCTGCTCCAGCAGATGGGCCTCGGTGTCCTCGTGGTTGGGCATGGTGAAGAGGTTCAGGTGGCTGAAGTCGAAGCCGGCCACGCGCGCGGCCTGGTCCATCTCTGCCGCCCACCAGCGCTGGTCCCCGGACGCCGTGCCGATGTGCGTCACGCGCGGCGCGCGTCCGCTCACGCCGGACAACTCGACGGCGTAGTGCAGCAGGTGGTCGAATTCCAGCCTGGTGCGGCGCCCGGCCTTGTAGCCGCCCGACGTCGCCAGGATGGTGGGTTCCGCAGCCGCCATTCGTTTGATCTCCTTACCGCAGTCCATAGTGCAAGCCTGTGCCAAGACTAATGCCGGAGGGAGGCGTTGGGTGGGCCCACGACGTCCGGGTTCCCTGGTCGAAGCGGAGCGAGGCAAGGGAGGCGTTGGGGACTAGGCTTGATGGAGACCTGATTTGAGTGGAAGGGACTCCCATGAGCGATTTCGAGACTGTGCCGGTGGGCGACGTTCCTGCGGACGCGAGCATCCTGGATGTGCGCGAGGACTACGAGTGGGTTGCCGGGCACGCCGAGGGCGCCCTGCACATCCCCATGGACCAGATTCCGGCCCGCCTGGGGGAGCTTGACCCGGACGTGGACCTCTATGTCATCTGCCGCACCGGCGGCCGCTCCATGCGGGCAGCGCAGTGGCTGACTGCCCAGGGCTACTCCGCCACGAACGTTGCCGGGGGCATGGACATGTGGTTTGAGTCCGGCCGCCCCATGGTGTCGGACAACGGCCTCAAGCCCGTTGTTCTCTAACCCTTCGCATACCTCTTAAGGAATATTTGATGTCAGCCAGCACCCTTACCTACACGTTCCTCGGCCCGGAGGGTACCTTCACCGAGGCTGCGCTCCTGCAGGTTCCCGGTGCTGCTGACGCAAACCGCGTCCCGTGCTCCAATGTGAACACCGCACTGGACAAAGTGCGCAACGGCGAGGCCGACGCCGCCATGGTGCCCATTGAGAACTCGGTGGAGGGCGGGGTCACGGCCACGCTGGACTCGATTGCGAACGGTCCGGAACTGCGGATCATCCGTGAGGCCCTGGTTCCGATTACCTTCGTGCTCGTGGCGAGGCCCGGCGTCGAGATCTCCGATGTCCGCCGCATCTCCACCCACGGACACGCCTGGGCCCAGTGCAGGATCTGGATCGATGGAAACATCCCGGACGTGGAATATGTTCCGGGTTCGTCCACGGCGGCGGCCGCCATCGGGCTCCTTGAGGACGACGCCGCCTACGACGCCGCCATCTGCGCCCCGCTCATCGCCTCGGAGCAGCCCGGCCTGAACATCCTGGCCGAGAACATCGGGGACAACGCCGAGGCCGTCACCCGCTTCATCCTCGTCAGCCGCCCCGGCGCCCTGCCGGAGCGCACCGGCGCGGACAAGACCACCGTGGTTGTCCCGCTTCCCGAGGACCACCCGGGTGCCCTCATGGAGATCCTGGACCAGTTCGCCACGCGCGGCGTGAACCTCAGCCGCATCGAATCCCGGCCCACTGGCCTCTACCTGGGCCACTACTTCTTCAGCATCGATGCCGACGGCCATGCCGCGGATGCGCGCGTGGCCGATGCCCTGGCGGGATTGCACCGGATCAGCCCGGCCACCCGATTCCTGGGCTCCTATGCCCGCGCGGACAAGCAGCCCGCCATCGTGGCCCCGCACACCTCCGATGCCGCGTTCACGTCGGCGCATGCCTGGGTGGATTCCATCCTCAACAGCGAGTCCTAGCTGGCCGGAACGCCCTGATGGCGGGTCGCTGCGCCATTACCCGCGGGTAGGCGATTGATCCTTCAACCCCTATCGCAAGGATGCAAGTCTGCGTATGCTTGCTTGATCCACATTTGATGGATGCATGCCCCTAACGAAGGGAGCGGGCCATGTCAGGCCGTAGAGATGACCAGGACGGCCAGGGAATGATCGTCAATCCCAAGCCGGCTGCCGAAAACCAGGACTGGGACGGCGACGAAGCCGACCGGGCTGATCGCCTGCGCTTCGAAGAGGAGCAGGCCATGATCCGGGAGCAGTCCGAGGCCCGCGCGGCCGCGAAAGCCGCCGCCGAAGCCGAGAAGAAGAAGGCGGCTTCCTAGCCCCCGATCGCGCCTATGGCGCTTTCTGCACCCGCACCAGCAACGACCTCGGCTGTACCTGCACGGTGACCTTGGTGGCCTCTCCCGAGGGATCGCCGTCCAGTTGCGTGGCCATCGGCTCCTGGCTGCGGATGACAATCTTCCCTGAACGGTAGAAATTCATCACCGGCAGGTTCCTGTTGTGCTTGAAAAGGATCTTCGCGTACATGGCGAGCCAGCCGATCGCGCTGCGGGGGCTCATGACCACCACGTCCAGCACGCCGTCGTCGATCATGGCCTGCGGGATGAAGTCGATGCCGCCCGGGATCAGCCCGCAGTTGGCAAACAGCACGCTGCGGATCTTCCGTGACTGCTCGGCGCCGTCGTCCATGGTGATGGCGACCTTCTTGCGCCGGCCCGGCAGGTGCCGCACGCCGGCCTCCGTGTAGGCGAGCCAGCCAACCGTCTTCTTCAGGTCTTCCTTGGTATCGCCCACCACCTCGGCGTCGAGCCCCATGCCCGCGATCACCAGGAAGCCGTGTTCCGAGGAGGCACCGGTCAGCTCGTTTTCGATCCCCATCACGGCCGTGTCGATGTAGCGCTGGTGACCGAAGAGGGCCGTCTGGACATTGCCGGGAAGGTCGTTGACGTCCAGGTCCACGTTGCGGGCCAGCAGGTTGCCGGTGCCGAGGGGGATCAGGCCCAGCGCGGTACCGGTGTGGGCCAGCGCCTCGGCCACCACGCGTACGGTACCGTCACCGCCGCCCACCAGAACCACGTCTGCCCCGTACTCCAGCGCCGCGCGCGACTGGGCATGGCCCGGATCCTCGGCGGTGGTTTCGAAGAAGCGGGGCTCGTCCCAGCCGGCCAGATGGCAGGCATCCTTGATGAGCTTGCGGGCCTCATCGGACTTGGACTTCACCGGATTGATGACCACGGCCACCTTCTGCAGGCCGGGCCCGGGCTTGTGGCTTTCCTCGCGGACAGCGCTCCGGCTGTGCCTGGCCTTGAGCCGGCGCACGCCCCACCAACTGGAGGCGGCGAACACCACGCCCCCAGCAAGAATCACGTACAGGATCCAGTCGCTCATGGTCCTCCAACCCTATCTCTCCGCAGCGGTCCGCAGGCCTCCCGCGCCGGGCCGCCGTCCGCCGTCGTGCCGTGGGCCTGTCCGGGAGGGGATCCGGCGGCCGATTCGATACTCTTGTGTGGTGATCGACGTAAAAGACCTCAGCGAAAATCCGGACAAGTTCCGTGCCAGCCAGCGCGCCCGCGGCGCCGATGAATCCGTTGTGGACGCGATCATCTCCGCCGATGCAGACCGCCGCGCTGCCCTGATCCGCTACGAGAACCTGCGCGCCGAACAGAACGCCTTCGGCAAGAAGGTGGCGCAGGCCAAGGGCGAGGAGAAGCAGGCACTGCTGGCCGAGGTCAAGGAACTCGCCAACTCGGTGAAGGCCGCCTCCGCCGAGGCCGACGCCGCACAGGCCAAGCAGGAAGAGCTGCTCCGTGTGGTTCCCAACCTGATCGTGGACGGCGTTCCCGCGGGCGGCGAGGACGACTACATCGTGGTCAAGACCGTCGGCACCCCGCGCGAATTCCCGGACTTCGAACCGAAGGACCACCTGGAAATCGGCGAACTGATCGGCGCGATCGACATGGAACGCGGCGCCAAGGTCTCCGGCTCGCGCTTCTACTTCCTGCGCGGTGTTGGTGCGCGCCTGGAGATGGCGCTGCTGCAGATGGCCATGGACCAGGCCATCGAGGCCGGCTTCATCCCGATGATCACCCCCACTCTGGTGCGCCCCGAGACCATGCAGGGCACCGGTTTTGATGTAAAGCACGACGCCGAGATCTACCGTCTCGCCGAAGACGACCTTTACCTTGTGGGCACCTCGGAGGTGGCCCTGGCCGGCTACCACGCCGACGAGATCCTGGACCTCTCCGCGGGCCCCGTCCGCTACGCCGGGCAGAGCTCCTGCTACCGCCGCGAGGCCGGCTCGCACGGCAAGGACACCCGCGGCATCATCCGCGTGCACCAGTTCAACAAAGTGGAGATGTTCATCTACACCACCGTTGAAGAAGCCGAGGCAGAGCACGCACGCCTGCTGGCCTGGGAAGAGGAAATGCTGGCCAAGTGCGAGCTTCCCTACCGCGTGATCGACACCGCCGCCGGCGACCTCGGCAACTCCGCAGCCCGCAAGTTCGACTGCGAAGCCTGGGTCCCCACGCAGGGCGCCTACCGCGAGCTCACGTCCACCTCGAACTGCACCACGTTCCAGGCCCGCCGCCTGAACATCCGTGAGCGCGTGTTTGCCGAGGGCGGCGCGCCCAAGGGCACCCGCGCCGTGGCCACCCTGAACGGCACCCTGGCCACCACCCGCTGGATCGTGGCCATCCTGGAGCACCACCAGAACCCGGACGGCTCCGTCAACGTCCCCAAGGCGCTGCAGAAGTACATCGGCGGGCTGGAAGTGCTCCCGGTCCTGTAGCTTCCTTGGGTTTGGGCGGCTCCACCCCACAAGCCCCAGGTTAATACTCACACTGTGGACAAGCCGTGAGTATTCACCGCCCGTTAACCCCATGCTGTGGTGCACGTCCTAGCTGCTGTCGGAGGGGTCTGCTTCACTGGAAGCATGACTATTTTGACTGGCACCTCAGTCGCTGGCATCGATGACCAGCGGAACTACAAGCAGAAACTCATGGTCGCCCTGGATGTCGACGGCACGCTCGTCGACCACGACGGCCACATGTCCGAGGGCGTGCGCCGCGCAGCCCAGGACGTCGTCGCCGAGGGCCACGATGTCCTCATCGCCACCGGCCGCTCCCTCAACGCGACCCTGCCCATCATCGAGCAGATCGGCCTGTTGCACGGCTACGCGGTGTGTTGCAACGGCGGTGTGACGCTCCGCCTGGATCCCGCCCTGGACGCCGGCTACGAGATCATCCACAAGGCCACCTTCGACCCCGCCCCGGCCCTCAAGGCCCTGCGCCAACGGCTGCCCAACGCCAAGTACGCCCTGGAGGACGAGGACGGCAACTTCCTCTCCACGGAACGCTTCCAGGACGCGAGCTTCGGTGTCGAGGCCATCGGCGTGGACTTCCAGACCATGCTCGACGCCACGGCTGTCCGCGTTGTGGTGTTCAGCAGCGAGAACACCTCGGAGGACTTCAACGAGGCCATCCGCCACATCGGCCTTTCCGGGGTCACCTACTCCGTCGGCTGGACCGCGTGGCTGGACATCGCCGCGGCCGGCGTCACCAAGGCCAGCGCCCTGGAGCAGCTCCGCCGCCGCCTCGGCACGCAGCAGATCCACACGGTGGCAGTGGGCGACGGCCGCAACGACATCGAAATGCTGAACTGGGCCGGCCGCGGCGTGGCCATGGGCCAGGCACCGCAGGAAGTGCTCGCCGCCGCGGATGAGGTCACCGCATCAGTGTTCGACGACGGCGCCGCCCTGGTCCTGCGCAGCCTCCTGTAGGGCTTCACCCGCCTGGGTCCTGGCCGGCCCAGGCGGGCACCCTGCCCCGCCGAGCCGGGCTTGCCCCGCCGAGCCGGGGCGGGTCCGGTCGAGGACAGGCCCAACCAGGCCCCGCGCCTCCTACACTGATGCTGTGCACTACGAAGAGTGCCCCGCACCGCCAGGGCTGCAGCCGTTCGTCACGCAGTTCTGGTTCATCCGTGCCCTCCCGCGGGCCCGCTACGAGAAGATCCTCCCCGGCCCTGCAGCCCACCTGATCCTGAACCTGTCCACGCCCTACCGGCTCATCGATACCGGCCGCGGCACGGAAGGCCACGCGACCGTGGTCTCCACAGGCTTCTATGCAGGCCTGCAGCGGAGCTACCTGGTCAGTGAGAATCCCGAGCAGATCTTCAACATCGGTGCCCGGCTGACTGCCTACGGCCTGGCAGCGTTCACGCGGGAGCCGCCGTCGGGCCTGCAGGACAGGGTGGTGGACGCGGAAGCCGTCTTCCCGGGCTTCGCCGCCCTCCGGGAGCGGCTCAACGAGCCGGAGCCAGTGGAAGCCTTCGCCGCCCTGGGCGGCTTCCTTGAGCAGCGGCTCCGCCCCGGCTACACGGCGGACCCGCGGACGGTACGGGCAGTTGAGACGCTTGCGGCTGAGGATGTCGGGATCGGAGAGCTTGCCGCCGGCCTGGGGATCAGCTCCTCCACGCTGGAACGCATCATGATGCGGGACTGCGGAACCACGGCCAAGGCCTACTCGGATGTGTGCCGCTTCTTCCGCTTTGTCAATGCGGCAGCGGCCCTCCCGCCCGGGGAAGCGGCAGGCCGCGAGCTCCTTCAGCTGGCCGACTACTACGACCAGCCGCACCTGATCCGGGCCTTCCGGCGCTTCAGCGGCTTCACGCCGGGGGAGTACCTGCACGTGGTGCGTAGCTACGGCGCCGAATACGCCACGTTCGTCCCTGTGGAGGACGTGGTCGGCTGACGAGGCTGACAGGAACCAGCCGGCCGACAGGATTCAGTTAGTTGCGGCATTTGTACAAGACCACGGGCAGCCGCCGGTGTAGCCTCCAGCTCAAGACGCAGAATCCGGAAGGAAGCCCCATGGACGTCCAGATCAATTGGCTCGCGGTGCTCCTGGCTTCCTTGGCAACGTTCGTGGTGGGTGGCCTCTGGTACTCGCTGCTGTTCGCCAAGGCCTGGCAGAAGGCGGCGGGCGTGAGCGGTGAGCAGCTGAAGGCCGGCACAGTGCGGGTGTTCGTCGGCTCGTTCCTCCTGGCCGTGGTGATGGCGGCCTTCCTCGCCGCCTTCATCGGCAAGGGCGGTGCGGCCTTCGGGACGTTCGCCGGGTTGGCGGCAGGCCTGGGCTGGGTGGCAACGGCACTGGGCGTGAACTACCTGTTCGAGCGCCGCAGCCTGGCCCTGTTCGCCATCAACGGCAGCTACAATGTGGTCACCTTTACGGCGATGGGCGCCATCATCGGCGCCATGCAGGGCTGACGCGCCGCCTACCGTACCTGGAAGAGCCCCTAACGGACTTCGAGGATCAGCTGCAGCAGCCTGGCGGCCGCAGGACGTGCCGCGTGCTCTTCCACCCACTGCGAGCGCGCCAGGGCCTTGCTGACGGCCTGGGTGGTGATGCCAAGTTCCTGGGCCACGGCCTTCTGCTGGCCGCGGACACCGGGCGTGAGCAGGTCCAGGACCCGCCATTCGGCCAGGGTCCGGTGCTGGACGATGTGCCCCAGCAGCCGCAGCACGGCTTCGGATTCGGCCGCGATGGCCGCGAGCGGGCCTTCCACGGCGACAGGGATGCGGTCCTTGCCGTTGCGCAGGCGGTCCACGGCCCGCCGCGCGTACACGAGTCCGTGGCCCGAGGCGTCCTTCACGAGGTTGGGCAGCGGCTCGTTCACGGGCCCCACGCCGATCCCCACGTACCACTGCCCGCCGCGAAGGGCGATCAGTGCCGTGTCCACAGCCTGGTGCGGACATTCGACGATGCCCTGGACCTCGTCCTCCACTGAGCGGTCGAAGTCCAGCCGCGCGGGAATGTGCCGCAGGTCCTTGAGGAGCTGCGGCACCAGGTCGCCGTCGTGGCGGCTGTCGCGTTGGTTGATCGTGAGCGTGAACATCGTGGATCACATGCTACCGGCTGGTAGTCACCCCGCAAGTGGGATTCAAGTAACGGTTGCCGGCACTGTCGGCTGCGGCTGTTGGCCCTGGGCCACGCCTGAACGGAGGTCGATGGCCACGAATTGGGGGTCCCAGGAGTCGCCGCCTCCGCTGAAGGCCGAGAACACCAGGACCACCACGTAGAACGGGAAGAAGGACCAGCAGACCGCACGCCAGCCGCCCAGCCAGGCCCCGGCCGTCGTGCCGTCCTTGGTCCGGACGGAACGCATGCCGCCGGCGGCGTCGCCCACGCTGCCCGCCGTGCCCCAGATCATGCCGTAGATGAACAGGCCCACGAACCACAGGACGGCGTGCAGCACCAGGAAGAAGGTGTCATTGAGCGCCAGCTGGACGCCGCTGCTGAACATCGCGGACCGGACGGCCGCCAGGAGCAGGGCCACCACGCCGTAAGCGGCCACGAACACGGCCGCGTCAAGGGCCCGGGCCCAGAAGTGCTCCCAGCCCGCTTTGCGGACGTAGAACGCCCCGGTGGCGGTGTGCCGCCGGACGGGCCGGCCCGTCAGTGCATCGGCCAGTCCCGTTGCGGGCGGGAACCCGGAACGGGCCCCGGTCCCGTTGAAGCCAGCCATATGAAACCCCCCGTGTGCATGGACCTGCGTCGCTCGAAAAATGCTCGTCCAAGCCTAGGCTGGCCCTGCAACCACCGCCATGGGGAGACATCCCCATGTGCCTCACCACGGCTCAAAGAACGACGGCGGCCGGTGCGGTCCGCAGGGAACCGCACCAACCGCCGTCGGGCGTTGGCTGTTACGCGCGCTGCTAGTGCGCTGCCGGAACGTAGCGCTTGATGGAGGCTTCCAGCTCGGCTTCGGCAGCGGCGCGGTCGCCCCAGCCCTCGGCCTTGACCCACTTGCCGGGCTCCAGGTCCTTGTAGCGCGTGAAGAAGTGCTCGATTTCCTTGATCAGGAATTCGCTGACGTCGCTGACTTCCTGGATGTGGTCGAAGCGGGCGTCAACCGGCACACACAGGACCTTGGCGTCTCCGCCGCCGTCGTCGGTCATGTTGAAGACGCCGATGGGGCGGGACTCAACGATGACGCCCGGGTGCAGATCGAAGTCCTGCAGGAGCACCAGTGCGTCCAGGGGGTCGCCGTCCTCGCCCAGGGTGTTCTCGAAGAAACCGTAGTGCGTGGGGTACTGCATGGAGGTGAAGAGGACGCGGTCCAGGCGGACGCGGCCGGTCTCGTGGTCAACTTCGTACTTGACGCGCGATCCCTTGGGGATCTCGATGGTCACGTCGTGCTTCATGGAATGCTCCTTGACGGGGTATGTGCGGGCAATGGGCTCCGCCGCGACGGCGGCCGGCACGCAGGCGCCGGTACCTCGGGCAGGCTGTTCAGCCCAGGGCTGGCGGCAGGCAAAATCGCAGCCGGTACCGCCGACTACTATTGAGGATATAGCGAGAGGCCCAGGTTTCTTGAACCGGCGGGGACATTTCAGGACTGACAAGGACCAAAAAGCTGCATGAACGGCGTTAAGGACGCGGGGGCCCGCAAGCGGGTGTCTGTGGCATGGGGGCGCTGGTTCACCCCGGTGATGCTGATCCTCGTGCTGCTTGTTTTGATGATCTCCACAGGCCTCGGCCTGGTTCCCGGCCTGTTCGCCGGCCCCGCCGCCCCGGCCCCCGGCGTTCCGGCCTGGCAGCTGCCTCCCACCCAACTTTCACGGCCCGACGCCGTCGCACCGTTGGGTGCCGACGCCCCGCTCCCGGTCCCTGCCGAACTCGCGCGGCTGCTCAACGGCAGCCTCAAGCCCGACGGCGCGGGCACCTTCACCGGCGTCGTCCAGGATGCCTCCACCGGGCAGGTGCTGTTCGACCGCGACGGCGACGCGAACCGCATCCCGGCGTCGAACATGAAGCTGCTCACCGCCGTCGCAACGCTGCGGGCCGTGGGCCCCGAGACGCGCTTCAGCACGCGGGTGCTGGCCGGCGACGCCCCCGGCAGCGTGGTCCTTACCGGGGGAGGGGACGTGCTTCTCGGTGCCGGCGAACCGCAGCCCGGTGCCGTCATGGGCCACGCCGGCCTGGCGGCCCTGGCACGGGACACGGTCGCGGCGCTCGCGGAGCGTGGCATCAGCGGCACCGTCACGGTCCGGGTGGACGACTCCCTCTTCGAAGGTCCCGGACTGAACCCGGCCTGGGCGCCCGGCGACGTGGACGCCGGCGAAACCGCGCCGCTGTTCCCGCTGGCCCTCAACGCCGCCCGCAGCTCCCCGAATAACACGACGGGACCGCGCCCCAAGGATGCCGCAGCCACGGCCGCCGAGACCTTCGCCGCGCAGCTCAGCATGGCCGGTGCGGCGTCCGGGCTTACCTTGGCACCCGGCGTCGAGCGTGCCAAGGGCGATCCCGCGCAGGTGCTCGCCACCGCGGAGTCCGCCACGGTCAGCCAGCAGGTGGACCTCATGCTGGAAACCTCGGACAACTACCTCGCCGAGGCGCTGGGGCGGATGGCCGCCGTGAAATCCGGCCTTCCGGGAAGCAACGACGGCGCCACCGCGGCCGTGCGCCAACAGCTGGAGGAGTTGGGGATCGCCGCCGGTTCCATGCGCCTGGCCGACGTTTCGGGCCTGGCCCTGGAGAACCAGGTGAGTGCCCGGCAGTTCGCCGAGGTGGTGCGGGCCATCACCAACGGGCCGGAACTGCGGCTCAGGGCAGCCCTGGACGGTTTCCCGGTGGCCGGCCTCACGGGCACCCTGGACCAGCGCTATGGGGAGGCCAGCACGGCCGGCGGCGCTGGCCTGGTTCGGGCCAAGACCGGAACGCTCAACACCGTGATCGCCCTGAGCGGCTACGTGGTGGACGCGGACGGCCGGCTCCTGGTGTTCTCCTTCATCGGCAACGGCCTGGAGCCCGGCGCCGCGGGCAACAAGGTGGCGCTGGACCGCTCGGCGTCGGTCCTGGCAGCCTGCGGGTGCCGCTAGCCCAAGTAGGTAGCAGTAGGTGTCGTTTTGAGCGCCCAAAACGACACCTGCCGCTACTCAGTTGGGCTGGGCGCCTTCCCCGGTCAGCGAACTTAAGGGTGCGCACCCAGCCTGCTGTGGTCTGATGGACGCATGGTGTCTTCTGCCCGAGATTCGTCC contains:
- a CDS encoding amidase, which codes for MADIHQLGAVGLRDALAAGSISAREAAGHFLARIEAANTSLGAFITVTAEQAMADAAAADALHARLLRERRTADLPRLHGVPLAFKDLTDVAGVATTHGSAALDHKPAPEDGALAAVLKGDGAISLGKTQVPEFGLTAYSENRIAPPSRNPHALGRSSGGSSGGSAAAVAAGLVPFAPGTDGGGSIRIPAGACGLVGLKPGRGLVPAGESWGDAAGLVVAGPLARTAGDAALMLESLVPKGSQPDGGYLANIGTAPPKLRIGVSLDSPWAARFPFTVEQEARDALAKGMTLLEAAGHLVAEAEIRYDNRYPDAFTAAWTAGVGSARITPQREALLTPLTRTFRRRAQQRSASKVNEALAFLRQFEHDTIAQYSEWDVMLMPTLAQSPRPVGWFTGGGHSSEPWPSEWAGDADADYRRQCEFAPWSSMVNVCGLPAISIPVHWTGGAAGAGLPMGIQLIGKMGSELLLLQLAAVLEAS
- a CDS encoding peptidase E; protein product: MAAAEPTILATSGGYKAGRRTRLEFDHLLHYAVELSGVSGRAPRVTHIGTASGDQRWWAAEMDQAARVAGFDFSHLNLFTMPNHEDTEAHLLEQDVVWVNGGSVVNMLAVWRAHGLDGVLRRVWEHGVVLAGVSAGSICWFQGGTTDSYGPELRPITNGLGFLPYANGVHYDSEPGRRPLVHQLVSQGVLGETHCTDDGVGLVYRGTDLAEVVAEVRDKAAYRVTAGAGEGVDAVAFEERLEPRLLG
- a CDS encoding rhodanese-like domain-containing protein; this translates as MSDFETVPVGDVPADASILDVREDYEWVAGHAEGALHIPMDQIPARLGELDPDVDLYVICRTGGRSMRAAQWLTAQGYSATNVAGGMDMWFESGRPMVSDNGLKPVVL
- the pheA gene encoding prephenate dehydratase, producing MSASTLTYTFLGPEGTFTEAALLQVPGAADANRVPCSNVNTALDKVRNGEADAAMVPIENSVEGGVTATLDSIANGPELRIIREALVPITFVLVARPGVEISDVRRISTHGHAWAQCRIWIDGNIPDVEYVPGSSTAAAAIGLLEDDAAYDAAICAPLIASEQPGLNILAENIGDNAEAVTRFILVSRPGALPERTGADKTTVVVPLPEDHPGALMEILDQFATRGVNLSRIESRPTGLYLGHYFFSIDADGHAADARVADALAGLHRISPATRFLGSYARADKQPAIVAPHTSDAAFTSAHAWVDSILNSES
- a CDS encoding diacylglycerol kinase family protein, with the protein product MSDWILYVILAGGVVFAASSWWGVRRLKARHSRSAVREESHKPGPGLQKVAVVINPVKSKSDEARKLIKDACHLAGWDEPRFFETTAEDPGHAQSRAALEYGADVVLVGGGDGTVRVVAEALAHTGTALGLIPLGTGNLLARNVDLDVNDLPGNVQTALFGHQRYIDTAVMGIENELTGASSEHGFLVIAGMGLDAEVVGDTKEDLKKTVGWLAYTEAGVRHLPGRRKKVAITMDDGAEQSRKIRSVLFANCGLIPGGIDFIPQAMIDDGVLDVVVMSPRSAIGWLAMYAKILFKHNRNLPVMNFYRSGKIVIRSQEPMATQLDGDPSGEATKVTVQVQPRSLLVRVQKAP
- the serS gene encoding serine--tRNA ligase, producing the protein MIDVKDLSENPDKFRASQRARGADESVVDAIISADADRRAALIRYENLRAEQNAFGKKVAQAKGEEKQALLAEVKELANSVKAASAEADAAQAKQEELLRVVPNLIVDGVPAGGEDDYIVVKTVGTPREFPDFEPKDHLEIGELIGAIDMERGAKVSGSRFYFLRGVGARLEMALLQMAMDQAIEAGFIPMITPTLVRPETMQGTGFDVKHDAEIYRLAEDDLYLVGTSEVALAGYHADEILDLSAGPVRYAGQSSCYRREAGSHGKDTRGIIRVHQFNKVEMFIYTTVEEAEAEHARLLAWEEEMLAKCELPYRVIDTAAGDLGNSAARKFDCEAWVPTQGAYRELTSTSNCTTFQARRLNIRERVFAEGGAPKGTRAVATLNGTLATTRWIVAILEHHQNPDGSVNVPKALQKYIGGLEVLPVL
- a CDS encoding HAD family hydrolase, which codes for MTILTGTSVAGIDDQRNYKQKLMVALDVDGTLVDHDGHMSEGVRRAAQDVVAEGHDVLIATGRSLNATLPIIEQIGLLHGYAVCCNGGVTLRLDPALDAGYEIIHKATFDPAPALKALRQRLPNAKYALEDEDGNFLSTERFQDASFGVEAIGVDFQTMLDATAVRVVVFSSENTSEDFNEAIRHIGLSGVTYSVGWTAWLDIAAAGVTKASALEQLRRRLGTQQIHTVAVGDGRNDIEMLNWAGRGVAMGQAPQEVLAAADEVTASVFDDGAALVLRSLL
- a CDS encoding AraC family transcriptional regulator → MHYEECPAPPGLQPFVTQFWFIRALPRARYEKILPGPAAHLILNLSTPYRLIDTGRGTEGHATVVSTGFYAGLQRSYLVSENPEQIFNIGARLTAYGLAAFTREPPSGLQDRVVDAEAVFPGFAALRERLNEPEPVEAFAALGGFLEQRLRPGYTADPRTVRAVETLAAEDVGIGELAAGLGISSSTLERIMMRDCGTTAKAYSDVCRFFRFVNAAAALPPGEAAGRELLQLADYYDQPHLIRAFRRFSGFTPGEYLHVVRSYGAEYATFVPVEDVVG
- a CDS encoding DUF1761 domain-containing protein; amino-acid sequence: MDVQINWLAVLLASLATFVVGGLWYSLLFAKAWQKAAGVSGEQLKAGTVRVFVGSFLLAVVMAAFLAAFIGKGGAAFGTFAGLAAGLGWVATALGVNYLFERRSLALFAINGSYNVVTFTAMGAIIGAMQG
- a CDS encoding RDD family protein; this translates as MAGFNGTGARSGFPPATGLADALTGRPVRRHTATGAFYVRKAGWEHFWARALDAAVFVAAYGVVALLLAAVRSAMFSSGVQLALNDTFFLVLHAVLWFVGLFIYGMIWGTAGSVGDAAGGMRSVRTKDGTTAGAWLGGWRAVCWSFFPFYVVVLVFSAFSGGGDSWDPQFVAIDLRSGVAQGQQPQPTVPATVT
- a CDS encoding inorganic diphosphatase is translated as MKHDVTIEIPKGSRVKYEVDHETGRVRLDRVLFTSMQYPTHYGFFENTLGEDGDPLDALVLLQDFDLHPGVIVESRPIGVFNMTDDGGGDAKVLCVPVDARFDHIQEVSDVSEFLIKEIEHFFTRYKDLEPGKWVKAEGWGDRAAAEAELEASIKRYVPAAH